The region TTTTTGGaattgaagactttttgtaattttgGTTTTCAGTAGAAATTTtcgattgtttgatttctatgcttgcagTATTttgcaaggcactgcagacttGAGGACTGAAATTTCAGTAAATTCTGTCAGGGTTAACTGACTGTTGTTTCTCAGTTCCTGCCctagcctgctcccctgttgtgaacGTGTATTCACTGCCTTTTCACTAAGTTATTAATAAGTCCTTAATTACATTTTACAGTATTACAGTGCTgggcaatggtgaaggagaacaGAGTTAAGAAAACTACTATTACAAAGGGCTGCAATTCACTCTGGCTGAACAGGacctgcaactactgaaatgatgagatagctgtgtagtattgagtaggCGTGGTCATGCTACTCAGCCTCtgcaagaggagaggggaggaggatctGAACTTGTAtacattcatgagagagaccagctgatcaggaAAACCAGtaacagaaacttgaatgtaggagagcttgTACACTAAGTATGATGCTTTCTAGATGCATAGGAAGGAAAACTGAAtgcaaaaacagataagtgcatcatttttttctgcagggacttagtaagttatatgtgtattgatttttcatacacaaaggtttccatggTCTTTAAAGGAAAGAACTATTCGCTTAAAACTAGAATAAAACCTGCACGATTGATCTTCCAAAATCCCCCTCACTCCCACCCCCTTGCCTCTTGGATCGGAGTGTAGTCTGACCTACGCTTATGAGAAAACATTACAAGAGCTCACACATGCTGAATATCTACATtgcattttttgtaatttttttttttcctttttgggcTCCAAAGTGTTTACATTGTGTAGAACCTGCTGTTGTGATGCCACATGAGTTATCAAATACTGTATTGTGCTTTTTTCTTACAGAACATTGAGAAGACATTGATAAAACCGACAGCTTTCAAACCGGTGGTGCCAAAAAAACGCAACTCTTCTTTACAATATCTTGTCCAAAGGAATGGCGGCCCCAGCCTATCTGACAGCCAGGGAAGTTTAAACCTTCttttcagtggaaactcaacgGGGACAAATGAGAAGCACAACTCTCCTAGCTGCCGAAATAGTAGCATCTCTGGAACAATGTCAGATTCTGGCCGAAATTCTCTGTCTAGTCTTCCCACCTATAGTACAGGCTGTAGTCACCAGCTGGAGCCAGTCAGCATGTCCATGAGTCACATTAACCTGGATAATCACAGTAGCATAAATGGTTTTTCTGAGCGAGTGTCAAGAGCACGGACACGTCCTTCCAACTCTGACAGTGGACGCTCATCTTCCAGTAAAAGCACCGGATCTTTAAGTGGAAGAGGGAACCAGTCGTCTGATAGTGGTTCATGCGATAGATCACCCATCAATGAAGAGATCCTTATCCGAGAGCTGGAGGAGAAGTTAAAAGACCGGGAGATGGAGTTACAGCATCTGAAAGAGAATCTGGATGAAAATGAGGCAGCCATTTGCCAGGTTGGGAATGAGAATGTTGCAGCCACTAAACTTTTGAATCTTCTACACTAAAGTTGCACTCCATCCCGGAGCTCTATATTTAGTGGCAATAATTGGATGTGATCTCATTCTTGGCACTAAATGTATGGTACAATTCAAAGTCCAGCTTTGAGTCGAATATTAGAAGTAGGGGGCCATTCACGTCACGTTTTGGCCCCATCCCTGGCTTTAATACTGGGTTTTCGGCTGGATTGCCGAAAACAACATCCAGGTGGAACCCGAGCCGGAACCATAGGCTATCATTACTAAAACCATAGGTTGTCATTGCTAAAACCTTCCATTTCAGCAGGTTTTTATTAGTTTCTGGAGAGATTCGTGTAGTGGACTGAAATGGTAGCCATATTGGTTTTCAGATATCGTTACCCAGCTTTTGTACAGTTCTGGATATTCATGAAGGGAATACTTTACTGCACAGTTATGCAGCTGACTCATTTGTAGAAAGAATGTGACCTCGTATGTGGTTTATCTGTACTACCCATATGTTCTGTAGGTGCAATGGACAATTGAATGAATGCGAGCGCAGTCCTTTCTTAAATTATCTATGCTCTCCATATGCATTGTTAAAGCAAACAACGCTACAATGAAGCAGCAGAACTACTTGGCTGAGCATGATTTTTGCTCCTAGCTGAAGTCTGGCACATAGAATCTCTATTTAGCCTGTTTACCACTAGCGAGCAGAGAAAGCACTTAGCCGGGCCCTTCTGCTGCTTTGTTCTAGTAATCAGTTCTCAGCGCCCAACCGGACCCATCGATTAAAGTTTTTGACGTGTTCCTTTGACATGTCAAACGTTTGTTGAAAGTACAGTTACAATAGAGTCGTCTTAGTTGTACTAAGTATGACACATACATGTAATAAGGCAGAGAAGAAATAGGCAGAGCACCCCTAAAGGGGTGGAACTCAAAGCAAGGATGGCGCCCAGGCCTTCTGTATCTAAAGACAGTTAATCAAGAAAGAACAGGTCATATTAGCGTGGCATAATGGAATAGACAGAGGGCAAGGTGAACGGTGGCTTGGGCACAACCTGTTGGTAGATATCAATCAAAAGAGTGCAGCCAAAGGAGttggttttattaaaaaaatcctttttttcgaACCAGCAGGAAACGCGTTTCAGGGTGCATAGACCTCTTGATCAGACAGCTGGATTACACAAATATTGGTACGCAAATTCCTCACCTGGCTCTGTCCTTGGCCTTCCATGCCTAGCCACTGACCAGCAATGGTCATGACGTATACAAACAATGGACCCTGAGGAATTGTCATGCCAATATATGTGCAATCCATTGTCTGATGAAGAGCTTTGCGCAACTCGAAATGCTACCTGCTGGTTTAAAATACTTTTTTGTTTTGATAAAACCAGTTCCATCGACTGCCCTCTACTTTGAGTTAACACCTGCCGAAAGGTTGTGTCAGAGTCCCAGTTTATCTGGATatgtctcttctccatatacatgTAATCAACACAAGTTTGTATGTAGAACGTGCTTTAATAACATACTTTTTATAGGGAAGCCCAGAACTAAAAAAAACGgactctgtttttctttttttgcaaacacagcacCACTGTAATCTATGATCTATGTCTGGTTCATGTCTAGTCAAGCGAATGGGGCTAAcctgcaatgctaaacatggtaTATGGACAGATGCAGCACTGGGAAAAAGGAACTGAAAGAATagcttttttttctaatcctctACAGAGCTTTTAAGTATATAAGCAGTGTTTTAAAGGCATTTTAAAGGCATTTTGCATGGATTTCTAAATGCATAGGGATTGACATTTTAGGTTTGCAGAATGGAGTCTTACTCATTAGAGTCTATACAGCCTGAGATCAAATTTATTAAGAGAATGCAATACTTCCAAAAGCAAGATCCTGATGGACAGCCACCTTcttgtgtgatgtgttttacaATATTGTAACCTTTACGAGGTGCATTCCAAGTTCTAATGACTCTCTAATTTTTTCTAAAGAACTACTTGCCCCAGAAAGCATTGTCACTTCTCAACATAATATCCCTCTTGACTTACACATCTTTTACAATGTTGACCTCTATGGCCGCTGTGAGTATCCTTAAATTGTTGGAACAAACCAAATGTTGCTAGGTGCAAGGTCAGTTGAGTAGGGAGCATGAGAAACCACTTTAAAGTTGTTGTCATGAAGACACCCTTGAGTAAGGGTCGCCCGATGAGCAGCAGAGTTGTCTTGATGGATTTGTGGCACCCACCTGGAGGAAACTTTCCAATCTTCAGGTCTTCACGGATATGCCGACTTTGCAGTCAGTGTCTTCCACAGTCAATTAACAGTCCTCCATAACTACTTGCTCTACTCATGCAAATCATGTTGTCAGACCAGTTGGTGCGTGGCTGAGGCTCCTTTGGTTTGTTCGCACATAACGTTCGGCCTTCTTAGAACTGTTGCATCCATGAACACACATTTTTTACGTCCATGACACCTCTTCAATGCATGTCTCACTCAACTAACTATCGATGGTGTCATTCCATGCAAGTGAAGAAAACAGATGATTGCACATTGTTCTTAGAACTTGAATGGCACCATTTTAAGTATTGAAGAAGCTTCTATCTCCAGCGGCGGTCACGTGGGTTCTGAGCACTAGACGATGCTGCCATCTATCTCGCTCATCCCCAAAGAATGCCGCCATCTTCTAAAACCTGTCCTGTGTTTCTATCTGCCCCTACTCTTGAGAAAATAATTAGAAGACCTTAGAGGTTAAATGCACCTCGTAGTAAGATTGTAGCTGTCCAAAAACTAGAACTTTTTAATACGTCTGTGCACCAATTTTGAGAGTTTTGGCTTCTTTTATTAACTGTTGCTGTTTTATATAACCGCATGGTGCCAAAAATGACACCTGTTCCACATATTTAGTCTGCTCTGCTAAATACGGCTTCAACCACTTTGGTATTTCTAGACGGCTGTGATCCTTTAAAGAATTAACAAGGATAATTGTGAGGTAATTATGGAGGTTCAGAggctaattttttttacacttcatgCTTTCACAGGTTTATGAAGAAAAACAAAAGCGATGTGAGCAGGAAATGGAGGAGCTCCGCCAAAGCTGTGCCCTCAAAATGAAGCAGGCTTCCCAGAAGGCGCAGCGGACGCAGCAGGTACTGCAGCTCCAAATATTTCAGCTACAGCAAGAGAAGAAAAAGCTTCAGGAGGATTTCTCTCAACTTCTCCAAGAACGGGAACTGCTAGAGAAGCGGTGCGCCTCATTCGAGAGAGAGCAAACGGAGCTTGGGCCACGGTTAGAGGAGACCAAATGGGAGGTAGGATCATACAAGGACATTGATGTTGACGTAGCATTTGAAAGATTGTACTAAGACTAAAACACACCAAAAAAGTAGTTGGAACACATACTATCTTTGCTTTGAAAGACGAATTGGCTTAAGTTGGGATTTGCCCAACTACGAGGAATGGAATAGTTAAGCGAACAACATTTATGGCAAATCCATGTacaatgccataaatgtctgatcagtggagatcctagCAGTGCAACCTCTGCGATCAGCAAAATGGGTCCTCGGAGGATAGCAAAACGTCTCTTTATGGCAGTCTATGGAAAGTGACAAACAATCGAGCATAGTCTCTCTCTGTAGACGCGTATGAAACAATTGCAGCTGTGCATATATGCTCTCCCTCAAAAATTGGGCTAGAGGATTCTCGTTTTGCTGATTAGAAGGGGTTGAGTAGTTgaatcctcaccaatcagacacttTTAGCGTAGATGTTTGGTACTGCAATAACtcttaaaaatgaatttaaaaaatttaaaaatcttttGGTCcgtgactttttaatttttcttttgacatagtcgtatgagggcttgtttttttgaaagatgagttgtattttttaatggtgccatatAATGAATGGAAAAACGGAAACATTCATAAGCGGggagaaatgtaaaaaatgcaattgcgtttttttgtgggtagaggggatcatttttacagcattgacAGTGCAGTAAAAAAGACCCGTGAACTTTGTTCTACGGGTCAGCACGATTATGGTGATactaaattaacttttttttttttgaggtttttctttaaaaatgcaaAGCAATGTTTTTTgagtgccataactttttttttcagttggaCTGTAAGTGctcgttttttgggggttttttttgcacaatgaGCTGTAGCTTTATTACTGCCATCTTGGGAAATGTCCATCTTTTTGGTCACTCTTTTATTCAATGTTTTTGGAGCCGGGATaccaaaagaaaaatcacaattctggcatgtaatccttttttttatggcattcactgtaCATGATAAATATTCCGATTATTATAGTAGTTTGGAGTTTTACATACACAGCTATACCAAACatgtgggtgttttttttttaaggcgaaAAGGCAGTTGTTTTTGAACTttttaggattaaaaaaaaacaaaaactttattaaatctcttttttttttacacttttatttaataCCCacatgggacttgaacttgtacTATATACTTCAGTATCGCAGTGATTTTTTTATGTTGCCTATGAGGCCCTGCGATGGGCAAGGTTTGATAGACATCCATGCATGGGAGCCCTTAAGTAGGCTTTGAGCTGCCATACTAGCTCAAAAGCACCCACCATCACATTTCAGGGGGACTGAAGGGGCACATAAGGGGTTCCCCCTCCTGGTGACATGGTCATAGCTGACGGCGCGTCTTAACAGTTAACGTCCGCATTCAGGGTTAACTCCAAACGTGGCAGTTACCAACCACTGTCAGAAAAAATGATGACATCAAATGGgttcatttttgatgttgtgcaacaataTTTTTAGTTTGTTTCCCTttatatcaaatttctgtatctgagtgtcctTATACGTGAGTGCTTTGTATATTGTTAAACGCTTTATCCACTGGATGGCTTATGTGTCTCGTTTTTTCTTCTAGGTTTGCCAGAAATCTGGTGAAATTTCTTTACTCAAACAGCAGCTGAAAGATGCTCAGGCCGAACTATCTCAGAAATCCAATGAAATATTACTGCTTCGTACCCAGCTGAGAGACACACGCTCTGACCTTCAGATTAGCGAAGAGCAAGTTCAGGAACTTCAAGACACTGCCCATACAAAGACGTTGGAGTTGGAGGTGTGTGAGAATGAACTGCAGCGCAAGAAGAACGAGTCCGAACTGCTACGCGAGAAGGCCAGTAAGCTAGACCAGGAGGTGGCTAGTCTCCGAGAAGCAGCTGTTGCCAGCCTTAGGCATGGACTGTGCCATTGCTATGAGAAGGAAGACCCATTCTTGCTTTACGAAAGCGATGAGGCCAAAGCGCAGCGTCAAAATTCTGACAACCTCCAGAGCTTAAAGCAATACATGGAAAGGCTAAGGGAAGCTTTGGTGACGGAACGTAGAAGGAACCAGGAACAGTTAGAAAACTTTGAGGTGGAGCGACGCATAtggcaagaagaaaaagagaaggtGATCAGATATCAAAAGCAATTACAACACAACTATATCCAGATGTACCAACAGAACCGGGAGCTGGAGAGAGACATTAAGCAGCTCTCTCTGGAACTAGAGGCAAGGGAACTCGATGAATTTGACTTGCACGGTTCTGAGATTCAGTTTGAAGAAATCACAGCCACGGAAATTTAAAGCCAATAAAGTACCACTTATgccttgttttttgggttttttttggacgTTCCAGCGGTTGGTGTTGCCAAAAAAGCAACTTGGCCACAAAAGCTGTTGCATTTATTGTATAAAACATATCCTGCTTTTATTTTTGACAGAGGAACTCAAAAACCCCTGATTGACAAGACGTTACAGATGTCTAAAATGTCCAATGAGTTTATATTTCCATCTGATGTGTATTGAAGGAGCCATATCCACCCTCGTGGGCAACGCTAACCATGCCCGATGGACCAAAGCAATGTCATTGGGCAGGAACATTAATGATACCATACATTTTGTGTCTTCTTTACGTTCCGTTCTCAGGACAGCCATTTTGTCATGGTCAGTTCATTGTCACAAAGACGCAGCAGAAGTAACACCGAGCAGAGATGCTTCCATTGGATACCTATAGTTTTATTTTGTAGCACTGCGACCTTATTTTCTTGTTCTCCTCTAACATTCGTCGCTGTTAATAATACTGTAGCTATATTTTTGAATGTCTTCTCTCCCATGTAATAGCCGCCATTAGCTTTGGTTTTTGTATTCTCCACTAGGCTGCCGCTTGTAAATAATGTAAGATAAGAGATTTTGGTTCCCAAAGTGAAATGACTGGTTTTGTAAACTACGACTAGCACCTTTCTTCTCTATCTCTTCCTGTTGGACAAACATAGTCGCTTTTCAATCTCAGGTAGGCTAATTGCTAGAGCACAATCATAACCCGACTTCAGATAATACCATTTGCAATAGAAAGACTGTTCCTTCTCTTGGTTCTCAGAGGGTCTATAGCTCACTACAAGACTACAAGCCATACGTGGCAGCCCCTTTGCCCACCTAGAGGATCTTCTACTACCTtttgtgacttcacccttagttcatctttcatcattaCGATGGCATTTAACTCTTAATTCTCATAGTTTTGGCAAAAAATTGATTAGGAAATTAACGGGGTTTTGCAGGCACACATGCTATTGATGATGTGTCGTCAAGGTAGGTCACTAATTGTTGATCAGTCGGGGTTCGCCGCTTGGGAACCTGGATGACCAACTGACCGGGCGCATGCTTTTAGCACTGCTACACAGTGGGGTCAGAGCTGAAgcagctgctccaacccctgtgtagtcgcCGGCACTACATTCTACTTTGACCGGCCAAGGTCCGTCACTccggaccctgaccgatcaactAAGCAGGTGCACCTCAAATAcagagaggtcagagcagaagcctctgcgccgacctcagTGTAGCGGCTGGAACTCGTTTCTGTAGGCAGGGCTCCCATTGTGACAGTCCCCGGCCGATCAACCATCGATGACCatattctgaggatagatcatcaatagtatttaactggaaaacccctttgagaaCTCAAGTCTCATTATTAAAATTGCTACAATGTCCTTCTATCCAGTTAAACAACAAAATGCTAAATGTAAACCTTTTTGTTTTTGTACATCTGTCACAgcagtgcagtaaaaaaaaagtatagaagTGCATACATTGTTTAACATGGGAGCCCATGGTGAGAGATGGCTGAACGAATGCAGCTGTAGgacatacacattttttttccatctcgtgTCGCAAATCTTGAGATATTTCAATTTGTACATTCATTTTCTTTATATATGGACTTTTTGCCAATTCATAGACTTTTCAGTTTGTATTAAAAGGGAAAAGCCTAAATGCCATTGTAATGCCGTAAAGGAAACCATAGGGAGTGAGCTAAATTTCAAAAAGAAGTGTATTAAAGCCAATGCAAAGACTTATTCCCATACTTTATGGGTAATTGTTTATGAGCCTAATAATAAAACCTGGTGAAATCCAGTACTGTATTAAGATGTCTTGAGTCATCTGTCAGTCTACAGTATGTCTATTTAGAAAATgtattgttactagagatgagcgagtatactcgctaaggcacattactcgagcgagtagtgccttagccgagtatctccccgctcgtctcgggggccggcgcgggtgacaggtgagttgtgggggggagagagggggatagagatctccccgctctctcccgccgctccccgccccccgccggcccccgaatctttagagacgagcggggagatactcggctaaggcactactcgctcgagtaatgtgccttagcgagtatacttgctcatctctaattgttacgtCTGACCTGGATGTATTGGTTACTTCCTAAAAGGATGAAGACCTATAAACCCGGATAACAGAAAATGTCTgtcaaaaggaaacacaaaacgGGAAAGACTgggaaactaaccctaaactccACATGAGGGAAGACTGAGCATTAAGTCTTAGAGAACTTGTCTCGGTCACTGCAAATCCAAATGaagattccgcagcacttttagtTGTGATGCATTAATAATGAAGAATATTTATTGTCCAATCATACGCACAAATTCCCaggcttaggctgctttcacatctgcgccggaACCAACCGTAATTCGGTGCAAAATTACGAACAGCTGAGCGGAAACgaaatggactccattatagtcaatggggtctgttcggcgctGCTCAGTTCCGTCATAAGGAGGATCTGTTCGGCCagaagattcccctttcctgctcccctaatggagcaggaaaacggaacccccatggcatatgtgaaagcagccttagataTGGAAGTAGTAAAGCTGGTTAGAAAATACGGGAAGTTTCAGGTCTTTATGACCCTTCTCAACGGTATATCTGTGCATCCATATCACCTATTGTGAGTGGTAGATCCGGTCTTAAACcacatttagacgggatgaatgtcgaccaaatgatgcccgacactcgtccccggaCATACcagctcccgtgctcctgcacgggagcttgtatcgctggctcacagcggggcggcaggagcagatttcagttcttgctccgcccctctccattcagttaacatagtggccgttcaatactgaacggctgctacttacattgaacgatcagctcatcgcccatcgtttatgcagcatgagcGATGAGTTTAACTAGAACAGTGCAGtgtacatagcagctgttcagtattgaacagccactatgttaactgaatggagaggagTGGGGGAGAGCAAGAACTGAAATGTGCTCctgccaccccgctgtga is a window of Eleutherodactylus coqui strain aEleCoq1 chromosome 4, aEleCoq1.hap1, whole genome shotgun sequence DNA encoding:
- the LZTS2 gene encoding leucine zipper putative tumor suppressor 2 isoform X2 codes for the protein MAAMQTLPLSIDQNPEVNVPQDQPSSRSPDSENTMGSVSSLISGRPYHDKQCKASEFSNKCRKPASMPNFFKQQEGLLKSSYNSQDPLFNGLPTKKPCAATSASNGNYTYVNEDFKEEWHEARAPNSPSSDVDDVREDRTLNGNIRGPPPKLIPVSGKLEKNIEKTLIKPTAFKPVVPKKRNSSLQYLVQRNGGPSLSDSQGSLNLLFSGNSTGTNEKHNSPSCRNSSISGTMSDSGRNSLSSLPTYSTGCSHQLEPVSMSMSHINLDNHSSINGFSERVSRARTRPSNSDSGRSSSSKSTGSLSGRGNQSSDSGSCDRSPINEEILIRELEEKLKDREMELQHLKENLDENEAAICQVYEEKQKRCEQEMEELRQSCALKMKQASQKAQRTQQVLQLQIFQLQQEKKKLQEDFSQLLQERELLEKRCASFEREQTELGPRLEETKWEVCQKSGEISLLKQQLKDAQAELSQKSNEILLLRTQLRDTRSDLQISEEQVQELQDTAHTKTLELEVCENELQRKKNESELLREKASKLDQEVASLREAAVASLRHGLCHCYEKEDPFLLYESDEAKAQRQNSDNLQSLKQYMERLREALVTERRRNQEQLENFEVERRIWQEEKEKVIRYQKQLQHNYIQMYQQNRELERDIKQLSLELEARELDEFDLHGSEIQFEEITATEI
- the LZTS2 gene encoding leucine zipper putative tumor suppressor 2 isoform X1, translated to MALFDFQCIEGDKVTWSRHAAEEILSGPVAYVDLHLPIIHTMAAMQTLPLSIDQNPEVNVPQDQPSSRSPDSENTMGSVSSLISGRPYHDKQCKASEFSNKCRKPASMPNFFKQQEGLLKSSYNSQDPLFNGLPTKKPCAATSASNGNYTYVNEDFKEEWHEARAPNSPSSDVDDVREDRTLNGNIRGPPPKLIPVSGKLEKNIEKTLIKPTAFKPVVPKKRNSSLQYLVQRNGGPSLSDSQGSLNLLFSGNSTGTNEKHNSPSCRNSSISGTMSDSGRNSLSSLPTYSTGCSHQLEPVSMSMSHINLDNHSSINGFSERVSRARTRPSNSDSGRSSSSKSTGSLSGRGNQSSDSGSCDRSPINEEILIRELEEKLKDREMELQHLKENLDENEAAICQVYEEKQKRCEQEMEELRQSCALKMKQASQKAQRTQQVLQLQIFQLQQEKKKLQEDFSQLLQERELLEKRCASFEREQTELGPRLEETKWEVCQKSGEISLLKQQLKDAQAELSQKSNEILLLRTQLRDTRSDLQISEEQVQELQDTAHTKTLELEVCENELQRKKNESELLREKASKLDQEVASLREAAVASLRHGLCHCYEKEDPFLLYESDEAKAQRQNSDNLQSLKQYMERLREALVTERRRNQEQLENFEVERRIWQEEKEKVIRYQKQLQHNYIQMYQQNRELERDIKQLSLELEARELDEFDLHGSEIQFEEITATEI